Sequence from the Tripterygium wilfordii isolate XIE 37 chromosome 10, ASM1340144v1, whole genome shotgun sequence genome:
tttaaacttggtAAAAGACTAGACATCACAAtcttttaaatttgataaaaaagacTGAATTTATAATCGTCACTGTAGTGACTTCTGCTGCAAGTCTGCAAGCCCTCTTTCCACAATCATTTTCAGATATGTTGAAATCTTTTGCAAagtgaagacaaaaaaaaaatcattttctatgAGAAATATGGTGAAAGGTGTTGTCAGCATGTGCAAGAAAAAGACATAAAGTGGGCCACATATTCTTTAAGGATGTCAAAGAAAATTACGACCGTTCGTAGAGAATACGCTCAATTTACCAACTCCAGATTAGGGACTCTCAAATTTTTAAAGAATTTGAGAGTCTCAAATTCCAAcctaaaattataattttgtcacgtcattatatataaaaaatatagtaattttatatttgtctttatatttatttctctttcccattcaaaagtatctttcataagtttataaatataaattcataTCTACACCATTGAATAAAATCTTATGTAACAAAATTACAACCTTTAAATTGgaatttgagactcaaactttttagGAATTTGAGAGCTCCCAAATCCCTGTGGGAGCGGCCTCATGATATTCCTACCTCCTAATCAGAAGCTAAAGCGAGCATCAGATCTTGGCGCCTCGttataaaaattcaaatttcgTAACGTCTTCCCTCCCTAAAGCCTTTCTGTTTCTCTCTTTCCATCCCTCAGATCTGGTCGCTAGGGTTTAGGCTTCCTCTCGTTGATTGGGTTCTGAACGAATTTAAGGTACTCTAATCCATGCTTGCTTTCTAGCTTTGCTTCTGTCTCTGTGTTGCCGTAGATTGTGTTGAGGATTAGATTGATTAGAAGGCTTCGTGAATTACTATCAAGTATCAAGTGAATGTTGATTTCCTCATTTTTTGTCGAATAACCAAACTGAGTTCATAAATTTCGGAATGCTTTGCGTATACGAATTCTTATAATTTCCCCCGATGTGTAATAATTCGTCATAGTAGTTCAGAATCTTCGAATTGTCAGTAAATTTTGTTCCGAAACGTCTAAAAGAACCCCCAATTTTGTCTTATATACTGATTTTAGTTGTCATGGTGAGGGAGGAGAAGGTTGAGTCCTTCTATGATCGTCTCCGTGAGTTTGCTACAGCTTCGTCTCTCTCTCCTTTGCTCATATTTCCATCGACATCTGATGCGGACTCCCTCTGTGCCCTAAAAATCATCCTCCATGTCCTTGAATCAGATTCAGTTCGCTACTCTTGCTATCCTGTTTCCTCATTTCAAGAGATCCACAAGTATGCAGGTCTAGATTTATGTTCTTCATCGGATAAGCCCATTTCAATTCTCTTGATAAATTGGGGTTCTCACCAGGACTTGCAGCGGGTATTGAATTTTGGCCCCCGTGCtagtgtttttgttgttgacAGTCACCGACCAATACATTTGCATAATTTGAGTGAACAAAATGATCGTGTAATTTTGCTTTATACAAGGGATGATGCGCAGCAGGCTGATTTGGCCTATGATTTTGATGTTTCAGCTTTAGCAAATGCAAGTGATTTGAATAATGTTGATGAAGTTGATGAGAGTTCGGagagtgaagaagaagaggatagTGAAAGTGAAGGGGAGGACGATAGAAATGGGTCAAGCAGGAAACGAAGAAGGGCTAGTTCCTAGAGTGAAGAGGACCCAGTTAAGCTTTacagaaaattgaaaaagaaatattattacaTGGGTACGTTTCATGGTAAGGCATCAGGGTGTTTGATGTATGAATTATCACATTCTTTGAGGAAAAACACAAATGAGTTGCTTTGGTTGGCTTGTGTTTCACTGACAGATCAATTTGTCCATGATAGACTGACTGATGAGAGGTACCAAGCAGGGGTTATGGAACTTGAGCAACACATTAATAGTACAGGTAATTTAGATGCAGTTACCTCAGTGACATTGAAGGATGGAACTAAGATTCGAGCACCTGATTCCTCTAGGATTGCTTATGAAGATGAACCAAGGCTTATGCTGTTACAAGAGTGGAATTTGTTTGACTCAATGTTATGTTCCACATATATTGCCACAAAATTGAAGACCTGGAGTGACAATGGAATGAAAAAGCTCAAGCTTCTTCTTGCGCGAATGGGATTTGCTCTTGTGGATTGCCAGCAAAAGTTTCAGTATATGAATCTTGATGTGAAACGAAAGATGAAAGATGAGTTTGAGCAGTTTCTACTAGAATATGGGCTAACTGATTTTTACTACAGGAGTTTCTTGAGGCTGCATGGGTATAGCTCAAGAGTCTCTGCAGCAGATGTTGTACATGGGGTTACTGCACTTCTTGAATTATTTGTAAACTGATGGCTCTGGTGCTTCAAAGCAGTTTGGGAAGGCTTATGATGCGCTGTCATTGAGCAATCTTGATAAGTTGAAAGCTGGAATGCAGCAGGCAATCAAAATACAGAGGGCAATTCTTCGACAAGGAAGTGCAGCAATTGCAAAGAGTGGTTCTATCAGGAGTGGAAGAAAGCTCAGGTGGATCAAGCTTGAAGATTCAGTCGATACAAAGATGTTGGGTTATCCTCAGGCTTTGACTAAATTCTGCTATTTTTTAATGGATGCCTTGAAGGAGAAGGGAGCTAGAATGAAGCCTTTGCTCTGTGCTTGCTTGTCACAAGAGCCACATAAGTTTCTGATTGTTGGGGTATGTGGGAAGCCACAACTCGGGGCAGTTCAAGGAAATGCTTTTGGGATTGCATTCAGAAATGCTGCTGAGGAAATTGGAGTTGAATACTTCCATGAGCTGTTTGAGTCTTCTTGGATTATTGTGGATGCAGGTGCAGTTCATTCTTTTATGATCAGATTAACTGAGAAACTCTGATATAGAACTTGTAAAATATTCTGATTGATCCCTTTTCAACTTTGATGTGTTTGTGTGCTTTCCTAACATGTTTGCAACTTTAATAAGTGAgaaatccctaaaccctaatcaCTTTTATTCAATCAAGGGTGGCCTCTCTTTATGCTTTTGTTATTTCTATAGATATTAAACATTCTTGAATACTTATGCCATCATAATTCATAGTAGGTGACTGAACACTTAcgcaaaaaaaacagaaaaagagaaaaaatagaaaatttctTACCTATAACTTATAAGTGATAAAGTGATGGGGCAGTTATCTTAATGAATCACTCTTTGATTTAATTATTAGGTTTTGTaggtttttatatttattgagGATCCTAATAAATCTCTAATATTTTTGGTTCGGGGATATTTTCCAGTCCCACCCATCAATCAATAATTAGGGCGTTTGAGAATAGGAGATATCCTGGTTGGTCaaggttgtctgcccaggaccttgaggttcaaggttctattctcaccaagggggtttgggatttgggtagttttccatcctcagtggtggccttcatggcttagcgtgtggcttgtgggcctttaaaaaaaaaataaaaaaaattaaggcgTTTAACAGAGGGTGTTTTTGTTATTTCATTATAAGTTaataaattgtgaaaaataaataaaatatatactaTGAATTATGAAATAAGCTGCGTGTCCATTTTCGCCATTTGATTTACAGGACCGGCTCCTACCTGTAGCACcataaattaataaatcatGGGATGAGAATGAGATTCAAGTAGCCCCTTTCGGTTCGTAGTCCCTTCAAGCTTTCTGCAGTTTGGAAACCCTAAACTGGGAAGACTTTGGAAAGTCATCTACTTTTTATTCTGGTTTGGGTGTTTTCTCGTAAACGTTCCATTATTGAATCGATTAACCAGTTGAAGAATTCGGATTAACGGTACGGATTTCTATCTTTAATTCTATAAATCAATTCGCTTGTTTGTGTTTTTGGCTATTTTCGATGATTTCATGATGTGATTAGTGTATTTTACTCAGATTTATTCAATTTTTGGTGGTATATGCTGTTGTTCGTTCGTGATGAAAGAATATTCGCATAAATTGGCATTGTTTTCGTTTATAATTTTGTGGGAACAAGATTATTTGGTAGATCGGTAGTTCAGATTTGGGAATTCTGATtaggtttttttgtttgtttttgaaagAGCGTCAATTGTGATGATAAAGGGACGGTATTGTACAGACCGGGGCATCAGACTGGAAAATTTTAGAACTTTATTGGGTTTCATCTTTCCTTGTTGTTTTAAGGAATTTCTACATATAATCATTGTGCTGCTTGTCTATCTGTAATAAAATTGGACTCTATATAGATACTCAGTTCTCTGTATTGGATGCATATTCTTGGATGCTTTAGTTTAAGTTTGTGAAATAAAGGTTCAAGCTTATGATTACGCTGGTGCTCTGTTGAGATGGGAAAAGGAGCGTTGGCTTGTAGTACCAACTAtaatgcttcttttttttcactaTTTGTTGTGATCTTGTGTATGTTGAAGTGATTTGTTAGTTGTATTGaacttcttttgtttcttgcaAAAGAGTGAGAGAGTGATGTACCTTAATTTCCCTGAATAGTAGTTTTATCCCCATTTTTGGAGGTGGTGACTACTAATTTCATCTTccatattataaattttttaacgGTTTTTTTTCCTCATCTCTAATCTTTTCTCTGAAgcgaaaaaagaaacaaatgttTATAATGAAATTGATTGTTATTGCCAAATATTGATGTGGGTTTAAGTGGATGTAATTTTTAAGGTCTTGTGGGTTTGTTGAAGTCTCAAGACTTGGAGGGGGAGCACACAACTGGGAAAGAGTATGAATGCTGAGGGGGTGAGGGCACCTCCTTTAAGAGGTTACCGAAGGAGGAAGGCGGCACTGGACTTGAACATGGTCCCGAGTGAAAACAGGGATCACGAGGGTACTTCATCTCAGATTGAAGCTCAGCCAGTGCAAACGAGCCAAAGACAGCCTGTACCACCTGCAAGAATTGATGTTGATGCAATTGACGATGACGTTATTGAATCTTCTCCTGGGGCTTTTGCAGAAGTACAGTCTCTAGTTTTATATACAAGTTATTTTTGTATTATACATCCATTGATTTGTGTTTTGAAGGGATTATGGAAGGACAGCCTACACCATCTGCAAAGACTTGAACCTTGACTGATTGTGCTATCATTTTATTATAGGCCACAAAAAATTCCAGAAGGAATCGCAGAAGGATTGCACTTGATGTAGATTCGGGTTAGTGAAGTTATTTCTTatctttcacttttttatgtCAGTTCTTATATTTGTATTGGCGtattatcatttatttttcattttcaatgcAATGTTATGGAATTCCATTGTTGTCATTGATAAGCCTGGAGGTGGTCCATTATTTCTACTGAAAAATGTGGTTTTTGGGGAGTGGGGTGGGGGGCGTTATTAAAACTGCCAGTAATGAGAATGACTTTGAAtctaaaataattttagttATGTTTCTATGTACTTGCTGGTTCTCATGAAACCAAAAAAACCTCAAAATATTGTCATTTCTTTTAGTTGAAGGAAGGGGTTACTGAAGGGTAGGGATTGGTTCCTCATTTTATCACATAAGGTAGGAGAACAAAACGGATTCCAGTAGTCACTGGTGAGTAGCAAGTACTTTGTGCTGTTTGTGTTCCTGGAGAACCATATTCATAATTCCTTTTGCATATTATGTATGCTTTTCTTGGTTATATGGATCTTATGCAGTCAAGTTTATTTATATCTTTCTTTATCATGTCTCTTAACTGAAGGGCAAACGACTTTTGTGGCTGATATTCCTCGCGTCAAGCGCGCTAGGGttccaaaaaatcaaacaaacatcTGTTGTGAGCTTTACATAAATTATGATACCAGTCGCAAATCTAAGGTAATTTcttattgtttgaaattttaacgCTGTGGACCTATTCTTATGCATGGTATAGCCAGTGTGCACGTAGGCAGATACACCTTTTTTCTATGTAGAAGACAGAGTACCATATGgttctttcttttataccaGTTTAGGCTTACAGATGGCACAGAACACTTTAGGACTTCTTCCATATAATCATGCCCTAGATTTGACCGAGTAATGTGCTGCATATAATGATGTTGCAAATATtttaaagttaatttgaaatgcCTGTTTCTTGTGCCTGGATTGATGTCCTTGGCATGCTCTTGTTCAACCCAAGCCTTTGGATGTAGCCGACTATTGGGAAATGAGTGCTTCATATTTTTGGATCCAACTTCTAATTTAGTGGATTTGATTTCTCACCAGATGGTCAGAAGTAGATTTGAGTATTGCTGACCGTACGAATAAGTGTTATATTGACACGCTAGGTATAGTGGGTGCTTTAGATTatgatttttcttcattttaatattttatgcaAAATGGGACGCGGCAACGGAGATGTATTCATGATATGTTGGCTTTTCTGTACTTTATGTCTCTTGGATGCTTGTGTTGTTTAATGACTTGTGCATTGATTTTCAACTGCATCGAACAAATTTTAGTGAGTTTGCTTTTAATCAGATTATCATATATATTCCGGCCTTCATATGTATGTCTTTAGGTTTTGTGTGTATGACTTGTGCATTGAATTTCAACTGCGTCGGAAACATTTTAGTGGTTCATGTCTTCTGTGGATTATTAGATAGATCTGCAGGTAATTCtgtaactagcatgttagtgcCATATGCCTTGTTATACACGGAAGTGGGCATGTGCATCTGTGTGACTGCTCTTTACCAGTGCATTCTTAATTTAAGCGATTTTGAAGGTCTGACACACTAAAAATGTTCTGGCAGAGAGATGACGCTATCAATGTAGCTGAACCATCTCCGCCGCTACCGCCAGCACCAAAGGAACCCACATTCACCTGTCCAATTTGCTTTGGTCCCTTGGTTGAGGAGATGTCAACAAAGTGTGGTCACATTTTCTGTAAAGAATGCATCAAGACGGCCATAGGAAAACAGGCCAAATGCCCTACTTGTAGGAAAAAGGTCACCGTGAAGGAACTTATTAGAGTATTTCTTCCTGCAGCCAATTGAACGTGAGGCTATGCTTGAAAAGGATTTTACCATTATGTAAGCTTATATATTGCACTATTTATTGTAGTAAAGAGGGTAAGAGACTTTTGCCCTGGttctatatttatatgtatttttaatcCGTGTTCAGCTCTGGTGTAGTCGTCAAGTTTCTCTCCATTGAAGCTTAAGCATGCAAGGTTGAAGCCATATAACAGCCTCTCTATGATCCGGAGGTAAGGCTGTATCCTCATTTAGCTACCTTTGGACAAAATATATTAACTAGGATGGAATATTTTTTAGGCACTGAGGCAACCTGTCAAGAGTCGTGAACATGCTTGATTTTGTTATAATGCAACACAATATTCAGCTCAAGTCTACTCATCATTTGTTGGATGCAACTTATGTGAAATATTGAAAAGACAATAACGGGAGACATTGATGGAGGGAGGGAAGAGTTTCTTGATTAAGGgtctcttttctatgcattatGTTAGAAGCTCGAGCTCTGTATCAAGGTCACTGTCAATATCATCGCTCAATTGATATCGTCCTAGTTATAAGCTCGAGCTCCGTATCAAGGTCCCTGTCAATATCATCACTCAATTTATATCGTGGCTATCATCAATAAGGAAACCCTAAACTTGTTTCCGGCATACTGCTTTAAAGGAACATAGGACTTTTCTGCAAGGTATCTAGTTCCGATAGAACCTGTCACTGAAAATCTAAAATAGCCCATCACCTAACAATCTCAACAAATGCAAAAACTGAAGGCACTATTGGACATCAGGACATCAGTGGCAGAGGTTGTTTGATGAAGCTCAGAAAACTGCTGGTGTTAGGGAATCAACTATGTCATCCTGTTGGCATTCCCTTCTATAGTCCAAGGTGATTGCTTGCAAATCATGGCTGTCGATGATTTCTTGAGGTATGCTCTCTCATTGTAACAGAATACAACAGAAAACTTGTATGACTGTTGCGAGATATGACAGCAAGATTTGCAGAAACTATCTAAGAATATACTCAAGTTTCTGTTGAGGGTGAGAAAACGAAGGAGGTGGGTTCCTAATGCATATTATCAATCAGTCATTGTAGAAACAAATTTTCAATGACTAGAACAATAAGGCGCTAAAGAATGTATCAAAAAGACAGTAACAGAAGATTAAAGAGAGAGTATTCGCCAACCTCAAGAACACATTCATGTCCAGAACTCCAGATCAGCTCTTCAAGGCTGAACAATTGGAAAAGCTTTGATAGATTTTGTATAAATTATAGTCCCTACCAAAAGTCCGAGTCTTGAATTCTGAGCAGGATCTTCCagcttcaaaattttcttcaagCTGCAGTTATTTTCCTCTGGAAATGACAATTTGCAATGACACATGAACGAAAATTATGAGGGCAGCTCTATGTCAAACCAACATTGTGCTCAGAAGTCAGAACAGGGGGAAAAACATTAGAATTTAGCTGAAACATAACCCATTCAAATAACATAATAAGCTCGGATATTGCAATCATCACCTGCTGCTTTGGCATGTCACTTCATATTCAATTCGTTTGTCTTTTGCTTCTGCTAAAAACATCGATTTCATGGGGAACAATGTTGGACCAAAAGAAGGcaataaaaacaaacaagatgatgtttgatttgaaaatttaaaGCTCAACAATCTGGTCTACAACCTTAACCtggttgtctttttctttttctttttcatctcaTATTATTCTGAACATGGTAACAACTTGGTTACAGTGTGGATAATGTAAATGGAAACTGAGTTCAAACCTTATAAGCAAACTATTTATCTTCGCTGTTGCTCCTCTTTTGGGTATCAAACTTGTCAAGAATCAATCAAAACATCCATCTCCCAGACGAATGAACCGCACTTTGCTGCCGAGTTCTGGTTGGGAGCTGGGCTCTGGTTGGCTGCTGCAAGTTGTTACGCTTCTTCATGACAGAGGAGACAGTTGGGCTGAAGTAGTCATTACTTCTCTGCGAAGTTGCCCCTTGAGAATACATCTTCCTGCCATGAATGAAGCTCCCCTGCTGTTCAAGCATATCCCTGCGAGCCATGGGGTTCTTGTGGACAACTCCCCATCTATTGTAACTCACACAACTCTGGCTCCTTCCTACTTGCTTAGATTTTTCCTCTCTGGGACTCGTATAGTTTCGGCTCTCTGCAGTTTCTGCAGAGTACATGGTAGTCTCTCCCTCGCTACTGTACCCATCACACATTTCTGAAACTTCGATTGGGGAGCAACTAGAGTGGACCTCACTTTGGGCACCATTTGCAGAACCTATAGAGGCTATCTCGGCATCTGCAGCATGGTCGGCCAGTTTTCTATCATTGATTGGTTCTTCTTGGAATGGGCTCTCCAGAGGCAATTCCCCCACACAGTTCTCGCCAGAAACTGAGAGCAGCTGTTTCATCGATTGGGGTAAGAGTGTAGCTTTCAAAACCTTTGGAGGGAAATTAATATCCAGAAGCTGGATATTCACATTCTCTTTCTTTCGTACAGGAACTGCAGTAAACTTTGGCGATTCATATATTTCTGGAGTTGGGATTCCCTGTACATGGGAAACATGAGGATCATTGGCTTCTTCTCCAACATTGTTTGCTGCAGCAGAAAAACTTGGTCCTAGCTCATTCCTAGCtgtcaaaattttatttgatgaaGATGGGATCCCATCAATGTTGGCAGTTGGCTTGAAAACCTGGCGAAGTGTGAAGGAAGCACATGAGTGGTCAGTCTTCTGGCCTGTAGACATGAGTCTAATGAGAGCTAACTTAGGCTTGGTAAGTTCATCAAGGCTGCCTTCCCAGTGCTGGTTTAACCAATCACAGATGATGGGAATGGGGATACCAAATTGCACTGGAGAATCCTTCTTCATTgacgatgaggatgatgatgaagttgaaGAAGATTTGGTGTTTGGTGATGTGGCTAGTTTCATTGGATCACAGATCATAAATGCAAGATTACCATGTACATCAAAACCAGCAGACCCAGGACTCCATATAACTTCATCAGTTGACAGTTTTATAAGATTGTCAGTGGCTATCACTACCTTTCCTTCACCAACTAttaattctttctttgttgtATAACCTAAAAGGTATACAACACTGCCCAGAAACATATTTGGTTTGGAACAGATCTTCAAATAGTGAGGCTGCTGACCATGGGCATTCGAGTCTCCATCCACTGAATCTAAACCCACTATTGTAAGATCTAGGACAGAGCTGGTGATGAAAAACCTGCAAAGGGTAACAAGAGATGATAAAATTCAGTGGCAGTGATTGAAAAGCAGAAATAAGAGAAAAACCTTGCAGAATGAAAACTTATCAATCTCGTCCTTCCATAAGGCTAATGTATAATGTATATATTTGTAGAGACCTCCTAAAAGGGCTATACAAAGCAGGGGAACTATAAAACTCAAACAGATTAACCTGGAGCTTTAACAACAAGGCAGGAAATCAAGATGAATAACAAGTTATACCCAGAAAGCCTCACATCTCCTTAACCCGGACATAGGCAGCacaatgcatgaaaaaaaaaaactccaagaCTCAGTATGTGACAACTGACAGTCAATTAGCCAAAACAAAATGGATTTGGAAGAATACAGAATAATTCCACGACTCACTATCCAGAAAATTCCTATTTGATTCTTATATAAACAGAAAAAAATCACGAGAATTAACTGCCCCACTCTGTCCAATTCAATAAAACGCTGTCATTTGCGATGATTCAATCCACATTTTCTTTGATGCATTATTGTAGGAGTTACCCCTCACAGTTAAAACAAGTCTGCCACTCAACTTCTCTGCACATTTTTCTTGGCAACCAAACATGCCAACGATGATTAAGAACAAATGGAATTCCCCTCTCTTTGCAGTTCCAAAATTACCCATTCTCTTTCCAATTCTTCTGAAGAAAAATCCAAACTaaacataaaaggaaaaaataaagaaaaaaaaattgaagacctGTGAGGAACTAGGCTCGCAGCAACGCCATTCTGCAGCCGGATCTCCGAACTttcagcagcagcaacagaAGGAATGTTGACGTGAGTAGTCAGAAGCAGACTCCGATGAATTAGAAATCCAGTACCGCAGGTTTCTCTCCCGGCGCTACATATAATCGCCATCGCCTGGCCTTTGCCTGTGAAAATGGCGGCCTTCATTCTCTCCGACTTGCCTACTCCCTTGCAGAAACACCACGACTCTATCAGAACACCCATTGTTCTCCTCAGCTCGTCAATGTGTTTGACGGTGTGTCTAATTAGAATGGTGGATCTATACAGTGCCGCATTTACAGTTCAAATGAAATGCTTATGGATGCTAGTGTCCTTGTGTTTCTAAGGGCATCTCCAACACTGGGATGCAAAATGGGGATGCATAAGTGTACTTTGCATATTTGAATAGTTATATGCATATTCATATGCATACTTTAATGAAATTTCATTCCAACAATAAGTATGTAAAATGggtttccatttaatttatcacatttttttatttttttaataattctaTAAATGTGTAGCCTCTCACTCATCACTTTGTGtcaaatctttcaaaaacaTCAACATGGATCACCCAAATGCTAGTTCTGAGATTTTGAGAGAATTCATTGCTTTCGACTCTGATTCTAAAGATGAGTTGGAACAACTTTTTAATGCCCGAGAGAATGACGATCAACAAGCTAATGGGAGGAGACGAACTGGCCACCGTGGTTCCGTTCCCGGCCATAGAATTATTCAACGCAATCACAATGACGGTCCACTATAAGTCACAGTTTGTAGGTAGATCTGAaaaaaccct
This genomic interval carries:
- the LOC120007604 gene encoding E3 ubiquitin-protein ligase RNF4-like, with the protein product MNAEGVRAPPLRGYRRRKAALDLNMVPSENRDHEGTSSQIEAQPVQTSQRQPVPPARIDVDAIDDDVIESSPGAFAEATKNSRRNRRRIALDVDSGQTTFVADIPRVKRARVPKNQTNICCELYINYDTSRKSKRDDAINVAEPSPPLPPAPKEPTFTCPICFGPLVEEMSTKCGHIFCKECIKTAIGKQAKCPTCRKKVTVKELIRVFLPAAN
- the LOC120007603 gene encoding uncharacterized protein LOC120007603 — encoded protein: MGVLIESWCFCKGVGKSERMKAAIFTGKGQAMAIICSAGRETCGTGFLIHRSLLLTTHVNIPSVAAAESSEIRLQNGVAASLVPHRFFITSSVLDLTIVGLDSVDGDSNAHGQQPHYLKICSKPNMFLGSVVYLLGYTTKKELIVGEGKVVIATDNLIKLSTDEVIWSPGSAGFDVHGNLAFMICDPMKLATSPNTKSSSTSSSSSSSMKKDSPVQFGIPIPIICDWLNQHWEGSLDELTKPKLALIRLMSTGQKTDHSCASFTLRQVFKPTANIDGIPSSSNKILTARNELGPSFSAAANNVGEEANDPHVSHVQGIPTPEIYESPKFTAVPVRKKENVNIQLLDINFPPKVLKATLLPQSMKQLLSVSGENCVGELPLESPFQEEPINDRKLADHAADAEIASIGSANGAQSEVHSSCSPIEVSEMCDGYSSEGETTMYSAETAESRNYTSPREEKSKQVGRSQSCVSYNRWGVVHKNPMARRDMLEQQGSFIHGRKMYSQGATSQRSNDYFSPTVSSVMKKRNNLQQPTRAQLPTRTRQQSAVHSSGRWMF